In one window of Chiloscyllium plagiosum isolate BGI_BamShark_2017 chromosome 44, ASM401019v2, whole genome shotgun sequence DNA:
- the LOC122543540 gene encoding zinc finger protein 239-like, whose amino-acid sequence MGKPWKCEDCGKGFASPSALETHRRIHTGERPFSCSVCGKRFSWLCNLQTHQRVHTGERPFICRHCGKGFTQSSRLQTHQRVHTGERPFSCSQCGQRFIDASHLLKHQRVHMGERPFTCSECGKGFVDSYTLLTHRRVHTGERPFTCTKCRKSFSHVGNLRRHQRIHTGERPFTCSVCGKGFAQSSTLLIHQRVHTGERPFICSQCGKGFTRSSHLRSHQRVHVPSQGD is encoded by the coding sequence ATGGGGAAACCGTGGAAATGTGAggattgtgggaaaggattcgcTTCCCCATCGGCACTGGAAACCCACAGACGCATTcataccggggagaggccgttctcctgctcagtgtgcgggAAGAGGTTCAGTTGGCTGTGCAACCTGCAGACGCATCAGcgggttcacaccggggagaggccttTCATCTGCCGccattgtgggaaaggattcactcagtcgtcccgGCTGCAGacgcaccagcgggttcacaccggggagaggccgttctcctgtTCTCAGTGTGGGCAACGATTCATTGATGCATCCCATCTCCTGAaacaccagcgggtccacatgggggagaggccattcacctgctctgagtgcgGAAAGGGATTCGTCGATTCCTACACTCTGCTGAcgcaccggcgggtccacactggggagaggccattcacctgcaccAAGTGCAGGAAGAGCTTCAGTCATGTGGGCAACTTGCGGAGGCACCAACGGATCcataccggggagaggccgttcacgtGTTCCGTGTGCGGGAAGGGGTTTGCTCAGTCATCTACACTGCTGATCCACCAaagggtccacaccggggagaggccattcatctgctctcagTGTGGAAAGGGCTtcacccgctcctcccacctgcggagtcaccagcgagttcacgtgccatcgcagggggattga